One genomic region from Nocardia vinacea encodes:
- a CDS encoding type I polyketide synthase has translation MNIADEQRYRTQLVKAASALRTMEAEVVRLRRQHTEAIAVIGMGCRFPGGADDPEAFWTLLSDGVDTVSQRPDRATGDAGATGAFLPSVDGFDGAFFGIAPQEADALDPQHRLLLEVAWEALEDAGVATERLAGSRTGVFVGMSSNDYLLLSARSGAMSGYTGTGTAHSFGAGRLSYLLGLCGPSLAVDTACSSSLVAVHLAIRSLRTGESSLALAGGVNLVLDEAVTEMISDLQALSPDGRCRSFDARANGFVRGEGCGIVVLKRLSDALADGDRVLAVLQGSAMNSDGRSAGLTAPNPLAQRDLLRQAFADAQVRPVDIGYVETHGTGTALGDPVEIEALAEVFGEGDANSGGCVLGAVKTNIGHLEAAAGIAGLIKAVLALQYAEIPRNLHFSTLNPRISLTGTPFVIPTKTIAWPEGEKPRIVGVSSFGMSGTNAHVVVAEAPTVEQLPPRGGPVLLPLSARSPSALIELAIAHANVLEREDDPCDVAYTAGARRDHHEWRTAVVGASGAELAEHLHAFVRDGATRARATAPTITYVFSGQGAQWIGMGRELQGSEPIFRAALEECDRLVAEHTSLSLLAELAAPEGESRLHRTEIAQPALFACQIALSALLASWGIRPDAVIGHSVGEIAAAHVAGALSLAEAIRIVVSRGRLMAPADGSGAMVAVALGPDEIANVIAGSNTSVVVAAINDARSVVLSGSVDELHTVLNPLQRRDVHCRWLPGGYAFHSRSMAPMATELEKELAAVECGPTTCPMYSTVGGDRIAGSELTGDYWANNVRQPVRFADAVHAAARDRQQIFLEIAPHSVLSGHIANCLGTAAAIPTLRRERPEQRSLLNSIAELYTAGYPVDFARLYPDRRRVATLPRYPWQRKRHWLDAPAPPSEQVAVVPAHWVDELIGLPNGDREAAIEAAVRRDTAALLQLPSPSDVPMDGKFMALGMDSLMAVQLRHELAARTGLALPSTLAFDHQTPRAVTRYLLKVLTEYTKDET, from the coding sequence GTGAACATCGCCGACGAGCAACGTTATCGCACACAGCTCGTGAAAGCCGCTTCCGCGCTGCGCACGATGGAAGCCGAGGTCGTGCGGCTGCGGCGACAGCACACCGAAGCTATTGCGGTAATCGGCATGGGCTGCCGTTTCCCGGGTGGCGCCGACGACCCCGAAGCATTCTGGACACTGCTCTCCGACGGTGTCGACACAGTGTCCCAACGACCCGACCGTGCCACCGGTGACGCTGGAGCAACCGGTGCTTTCCTGCCCTCGGTGGACGGATTCGACGGGGCGTTCTTCGGGATAGCCCCGCAGGAAGCCGACGCGCTGGATCCACAGCATCGGCTGCTGCTCGAGGTCGCCTGGGAGGCGCTGGAAGACGCCGGAGTGGCGACCGAGCGGCTGGCCGGCAGCCGAACCGGCGTCTTCGTAGGGATGAGCAGCAACGACTACCTGCTGCTCAGCGCGCGTTCCGGCGCAATGAGCGGCTATACCGGCACCGGAACGGCCCACAGTTTCGGCGCGGGTCGGTTGTCGTACCTGCTCGGGCTGTGTGGGCCGAGTCTCGCGGTTGACACCGCGTGCTCATCATCGCTGGTCGCGGTACATCTTGCGATCCGGAGCCTGCGGACCGGGGAAAGCTCCCTCGCCCTGGCCGGTGGGGTGAATCTCGTTCTGGACGAAGCGGTGACCGAGATGATCAGCGATCTACAAGCGCTGTCGCCGGATGGCCGGTGCCGTAGCTTCGACGCCCGTGCGAACGGGTTCGTCCGCGGCGAGGGCTGCGGAATCGTTGTGCTGAAGAGGCTCTCCGATGCACTGGCCGACGGCGATCGAGTACTGGCAGTCCTGCAGGGTTCGGCAATGAACTCCGACGGTCGCTCGGCCGGGCTGACCGCACCCAATCCACTGGCGCAGCGGGACCTGCTGCGCCAGGCGTTCGCCGATGCCCAGGTGCGCCCCGTCGATATCGGGTATGTGGAGACCCATGGAACCGGCACCGCACTCGGAGACCCGGTCGAGATCGAGGCACTGGCCGAGGTTTTCGGCGAGGGGGACGCTAACAGTGGCGGTTGCGTACTGGGTGCGGTCAAGACCAACATCGGACATCTCGAGGCCGCCGCGGGCATCGCCGGACTGATCAAGGCGGTACTGGCCTTGCAGTACGCGGAAATCCCCCGCAACCTGCACTTCAGCACGCTCAATCCGAGGATTTCCCTGACCGGAACACCTTTCGTCATCCCGACGAAGACCATCGCGTGGCCGGAGGGCGAGAAGCCGCGGATCGTGGGTGTCAGTTCGTTCGGTATGAGCGGCACCAACGCGCATGTCGTCGTCGCCGAGGCGCCCACGGTCGAGCAGCTGCCGCCGCGGGGCGGACCGGTCCTGCTCCCGCTGTCGGCGCGCAGCCCGTCGGCACTGATCGAGTTGGCTATCGCACACGCGAATGTCCTGGAGCGGGAAGATGATCCGTGCGATGTCGCCTATACGGCGGGAGCCCGGCGTGATCATCACGAATGGCGGACCGCAGTAGTTGGTGCCTCCGGTGCCGAACTGGCCGAGCACCTGCACGCATTCGTGCGCGACGGTGCCACCCGGGCCCGAGCCACGGCACCCACGATCACCTACGTCTTCTCCGGGCAGGGGGCGCAGTGGATCGGTATGGGTCGCGAGCTGCAGGGCAGTGAACCGATTTTCCGCGCCGCACTCGAAGAATGCGACCGATTGGTCGCGGAGCACACATCGTTATCGTTGCTCGCGGAACTGGCTGCGCCAGAAGGCGAATCGAGGTTACACCGCACGGAGATCGCCCAACCCGCGCTGTTCGCATGCCAGATTGCGCTGTCGGCCCTGCTCGCGTCGTGGGGCATTCGGCCCGACGCAGTCATCGGGCACAGTGTTGGTGAGATCGCCGCCGCGCATGTCGCGGGTGCGCTGAGCCTGGCGGAAGCCATCAGGATCGTGGTATCGAGAGGACGCCTCATGGCGCCGGCCGACGGTTCGGGGGCGATGGTTGCAGTCGCGCTGGGGCCGGATGAGATCGCGAACGTTATTGCCGGATCGAACACTTCGGTCGTGGTGGCAGCGATCAACGACGCCCGGTCCGTCGTACTGTCCGGCTCGGTGGACGAGTTGCACACCGTGCTCAACCCGCTCCAGCGGCGAGACGTCCACTGCCGCTGGTTGCCGGGCGGCTACGCATTCCACTCACGTTCCATGGCCCCGATGGCCACAGAGCTCGAGAAGGAACTCGCCGCGGTAGAGTGCGGCCCCACAACGTGCCCCATGTACAGCACGGTGGGCGGAGACCGGATCGCCGGAAGCGAATTGACCGGCGATTATTGGGCGAACAACGTCCGGCAGCCGGTCCGATTCGCTGACGCTGTGCACGCCGCAGCCCGCGATAGGCAGCAGATCTTCCTCGAGATAGCGCCGCATTCCGTGCTCTCCGGCCATATCGCGAACTGTCTCGGCACAGCAGCTGCAATCCCGACGTTGCGCAGAGAGCGCCCGGAACAACGCAGCCTGCTCAACTCGATTGCCGAGCTCTACACCGCGGGCTATCCAGTGGACTTCGCCCGGCTATACCCGGATCGGCGCCGGGTCGCAACGTTGCCGCGCTATCCATGGCAGCGCAAACGTCATTGGCTCGACGCACCGGCACCGCCCAGCGAACAGGTGGCCGTCGTGCCGGCGCACTGGGTCGATGAACTGATCGGGTTGCCGAACGGCGATCGGGAGGCCGCGATCGAGGCAGCAGTACGCCGGGACACAGCGGCCTTACTCCAGCTACCTTCGCCCTCGGACGTCCCGATGGACGGCAAGTTCATGGCACTCGGCATGGATTCCCTGATGGCCGTGCAGCTGCGACACGAACTCGCGGCGCGAACCGGACTCGCTCTGCCGTCGACGCTCGCCTTCGATCATCAGACCCCGAGGGCGGTCACCCGGTATCTGTTGAAAGTGCTCACGGAGTACACAAAGGACGAAACATAA